A stretch of the Medicago truncatula cultivar Jemalong A17 chromosome 5, MtrunA17r5.0-ANR, whole genome shotgun sequence genome encodes the following:
- the LOC11408548 gene encoding putative receptor-like protein kinase At4g00960: protein MRFKICCSFLLLIITTFLCYETIAQPELYPSCSNDNYTKNSTYQQNLNTLLSTLTSNTEITYGFYNFSYGKGNNKVYAIGLCRGDVNPNDCRRYLNNSRVLLTQNCPNQKEAIIWTDNCMLRYSNRSIFGLMESKPELFAWNALNVTKVGKYNKVLLGNLLYDLKTEAASGDYMKKYAVGNVTGNITGSNFRDIYSLMQCTPDMSSLECNECLEQAIDSLPSEFESSIGARVMKPSCNIRYESYLFYALPVHPPPPHTPASTNHSSSQEKEHTSRTGIIIAIPVVIVVLVLCFICIYLRLRVKKPRDDTKIPSEDDDEATTFESLQFNFDTIRVATNDFCDSNKLGQGGFGAVYQGRLSNGQVIAVKRLSINSGQGDLEFKNEVRLVAKLQHRNLVRLLGFTVEGRERLLVYEFVPNKSLDYFIFDPTKKAQLDWEKRYKIIQGITRGVLYLHEDSRLRIIHRDLKASNILLDGDMNAKIADFGMARLILVDQTQANTSRIVGTYGYMAPEYVMHGEFSVKSDVFGFGVLVLEIISGQKNSSTRHGENSEDLLSFAWRSWREETAANIIDPLLYNSSRNEIMRCIHIGLLCVQDNVAKRPTMATIALMLSSSYSLTLPIPAEPAFFMDSRVRSFPEMRLWEENSSKSTIKSVNEASFTEPYPR, encoded by the exons ATGAGATTTAAAATTTGTTGTAGTTTTCTCCTTCTCATCATAACCACATTCCTATGTTATGAAACCATTGCCCAGCCAGAATTATATCCATCATGTTCTAATGATAACTACACAAAAAACAGCACATATCAACAAAACCTCAACACACTTTTATCAACTCTAACTTCCAACACAGAAATCACCTACGGTTTCTACAACTTCTCATACGGCAAAGGCAACAACAAAGTATACGCCATAGGATTATGTAGAGGAGATGTTAATCCAAATGATTGCCGCCGTTATCTTAACAATTCAAGAGTTCTTCTAACACAAAATTGTCCAAACCAAAAAGAAGCAATTATTTGGACTGACAATTGCATGTTGCGTTACTCCAATCGGTCCATATTTGGTTTAATGGAATCAAAACCTGAATTATTTGCATGGAATGCACTTAATGTAACAAAGGTCGGTAAATATAATAAAGTACTTTTAGGAAATTTGTTGTATGATTTGAAAACTGAAGCTGCATCTGGTgattatatgaaaaaatatgCTGTGGGAAATGTAACAGGAAATATAACAGGTTCAAATTTTCGGGATATATATAGTCTAATGCAGTGTACACCTGATATGAGTTCTTTGGAATGTAATGAATGTTTGGAGCAGGCTATAGATAGTCTTCCATCTGAATTTGAAAGTTCGATTGGTGCTAGAGTTATGAAACCAAGTTGTAATATTAGATATGAAAGTTATCTGTTCTATGCACTTCCTGTGCACCCGCCGCCACCACACACTCCAGCATCCACCAATCACAGCTCATCTCAAG AAAAGGAACACACATCAAGAACTGGCATCATCATAGCAATCccagttgttattgttgttttggttctctgtttcatctgcatatatttACGACTAAGAGTGAAGAAACCAAGGGACGATACTAAAA TTCCTtcagaagatgatgatgaagctACAACCTTTGAGTCATTACAATTTAACTTTGACACTATAAGAGTTGCTACAAATGATTTCTGTGATTCTAATAAACTTGGGCAAGGTGGATTTGGAGCTGTTTATCAG GGTAGACTCTCTAATGGACAAGTGATTGCGGTGAAAAGGTTATCCATAAATTCTGGTCAAGGAGATCTAGAATTTAAGAACGAAGTACGTTTGGTGGCCAAACTTCAACACCGAAATTTAGTTAGACTCCTTGGTTTTACTGTTGAAGGGAGAGAAAGATTACTTGTCTATGAATTTGTTCCTAATAAAAGTCTTGACTACTTCATATTTG ATCCAACAAAGAAAGCACAATTAGATTGGGAAAAGCGCTACAAAATCATTCAAGGTATTACTCGAGGTGTTCTTTATCTTCATGAAGATTCTCGACTACGCATTATACACCGTGATCTTAAAGCAAGCAACATTCTCTTAGATGGAGACATGAATGCTAAGATAGCAGATTTTGGCATGGCAAGACTAATTCTTGTGGATCAAACACAAGCAAATACAAGTAGAATTGTTGGAACCTA TGGATACATGGCACCTGAGTATGTAATGCATGGAGAATTTTCGGTGAAATCAGATGTCTTTGGTTTTGGTGTACTAGTTCTTGAGATTATAAGTGGCCAAAAGAATAGTAGCACACGTCACGGGGAAAATTCAGAGGATCTATTGAGCTTC GCATGGAGAAGTTGGAGGGAAGAAACAGCTGCAAATATTATAGATCCATTATTATACAACAGTTCAAGAAATGAAATCATGAGATGCATTCATATTGGCTTACTATGTGTCCAAGACAATGTAGCTAAACGACCAACCATGGCTACCATTGCACTCATGCTAAGTAGCAGCTATTCTCTCACTCTCCCAATACCTGCAGAACCTGCATTTTTTATGGACAGTAGGGTTAGAAGCTTTCCAGAAATGCGGCTGTGGGAAGAGAACTCAAGTAAATCCACAATTAAATCAGTAAATGAGGCTTCATTTACTGAGCCATATCCTCGTTAG
- the LOC25494825 gene encoding methylesterase 17, giving the protein MVVNEEINIPKREESGVDSIGTARTTLKQHFVLVHGIGGGGWCWYKIRCLMENSGYKVSCIDLKSAGINQSDADSVLSFDDYNQPLLDFMSSLPENEQVILVGHSAGGLSITHACHKFAKKICLAVYVAATMLKLGFCTDEDLRDGVPDLSEFGDVYQLGFGLGIDKPPTSALIKKEFQREVIFNLSPHEDCTLAAMMLRPGPILALTSARFKESNEAEKVPRVYIRTKHDKVVKPEQQEAMIKRWPPLNVYELENSDHSPFFSTPFILFGVLVKAAAAFDV; this is encoded by the exons ATGGTAGTGAATGAAGAGATCAACATTCCTAAGAGAGAGGAAAGTGGTGTTGATTCAATAGGAACAGCAAGAACTACCTTGAAGCAGCACTTTGTGTTAGTACATGGCATAGGTGGAGGAGGTTGGTGCTGGTACAAAATCAGGTGCCTTATGGAGAATTCTGGCTACAAAGTCTCTTGCATAGACCTCAAAAGTGCAGGAATTAATCAATCTGATGCTGattctgttctttcttttgaTGATTATAATCAACCCCTCTTGGATTTCATGTCTTCTTTGCCTGAAAATGAACAG GTAATATTGGTGGGACATAGTGCAGGAGGGTTGAGTATTACCCATGCTTGTCACAAATTTGCCAAGAAAATATGTTTAGCAGTGTATGTGGCTGCAACTATGCTCAAATTGGGATTTTGTACAGATGAAGATCTAAGAGAT GGTGTACCTGACCTGTCTGAGTTTGGAGATGTATATCAGCTAGGATTTGGATTGGGAATCGATAAGCCTCCAACAAGTGCTTTGATTAAAAAAGAATTTCAACGGGAAGTCATCTTTAACTTGAGCCCTCATGAG GATTGTACCTTAGCTGCAATGATGTTGAGGCCTGGACCAATTCTAGCCTTAACAAGTGCAAGATTCAAAGAAAGTAATGAAGCAGAGAAAGTACCCCGCGTGTACATAAGGACAAAACATGACAAAGTGGTGAAGCCAGAACAACAAGAAGCCATGATCAAGAGGTGGCCACCATTGAATGTGTATGAACTAGAAAATAGTGATCATAGTCCTTTCTTCTCTACTCCTTTCATTCTCTTTGGTGTGCTTGTAAAAGCTGCAGCTGCTTTTGATGTTTGA
- the LOC11405771 gene encoding low affinity inorganic phosphate transporter 8: MATSHGVLRSLDNAKTQSYHYLAIVIAGMGFFTDAYDLFCITAVTKLIGRLYYSDPTNHSPGILPTNVNNAITGVALCGTLAGQLFFGWLGDKLGRKKVYGITLTTMVGFALLSGLSFGSTPKTVVTSLCFFRFWLGFGIGGDYPLSAVIMSEYANQKTRGSFIAAVFAMQGVGILVAGGVAMFVSKLFLLYFPAPDFETDAVLSTQPEGDFVWRIVLMFGAVPAALTYYWRMKMPETARYTALVEGDHKKAVEDMAKVLDRNILSEESNTRIAIRPLESHSYGLFSSEFLNRHGLHLLGTTSTWFLLDIAFYSLQLTQKDIYPTSGLVYKASKMNAIEEVFQLSRAMFAVALIATVPGYWCTVFLIEKIGRFRIQLIGFLVMSVCMWFLGHNYRSFRGEESACKNGSKYSFCNGNPVMFAILFGLTLFFANFGPNSTTFIVPAELFPARLRSTCHGISAAAGKSGAIVGAFGVQSYIGNSHDKSKGTKQAIMALAVVNLLGFFFTFLVPETQGRSLEEISGEEKDFQGNNADEEISGERNGTRNASVDKSPETSMV, from the coding sequence ATGGCCACCAGCCATGGTGTCCTTAGATCTCTTGACAATGCCAAGACACAAAGTTACCATTACTTGGCAATAGTGATAGCAGGAATGGGATTTTTCACTGATGCATATGATCTCTTCTGCATCACAGCCGTTACAAAGCTTATCGGTCGATTGTACTACTCTGATCCGACTAACCATAGTCCAGGAATACTTCCAACAAACGTAAACAATGCAATAACCGGTGTTGCGTTGTGTGGCACCCTTGCAGGGCAACTCTTCTTTGGCTGGCTTGGTGACAAACTTGGTAGAAAAAAAGTTTATGGCATAACTCTTACTACCATGGTTGGTTTTGCTTTATTATCAGGTCTTTCCTTTGGTTCCACGCCGAAAACCGTGGTAACTAGTCTTTGTTTCTTCAGATTCTGGCTAGGATTCGGCATTGGTGGAGACTATCCTCTATCAGCTGTGATCATGTCTGAATATGCTAATCAGAAAACACGAGGAAGTTTTATTGCTGCTGTTTTCGCTATGCAAGGAGTTGGAATATTGGTTGCTGGAGGCGTAGCCATGTTTGTCTCGAAACTATTCTTATTGTACTTTCCAGCTCCTGATTTTGAAACTGATGCTGTTCTATCCACTCAACCAGAAGGTGATTTCGTTTGGAGAATTGTGTTAATGTTTGGTGCTGTTCCTGCAGCATTAACTTACTATTGGAGAATGAAAATGCCGGAAACTGCGAGATACACTGCTTTGGTTGAAGGAGATCACAAGAAAGCCGTTGAAGATATGGCAAAAGTTCTTGATAGGAACATACTTTCAGAAGAATCTAATACCAGGATTGCTATCAGGCCACTCGAGTCACACTCTTATGGACTCTTCTCTTCAGAGTTTCTTAATAGGCATGGCCTTCATCTTCTAGGAACAACTAGTACATGGTTTTTATTGGACATTGCTTTCTATAGTCTTCAACTGACACAAAAAGATATTTATCCAACTAGTGGACTTGTATACAAGGCTTCCAAAATGAATGCCATAGAGGAAGTGTTTCAGCTCTCACGAGCGATGTTTGCGGTTGCCTTGATCGCCACGGTACCGGGATACTGGTGCACAGTTTTCCTAATTGAAAAGATCGGACGATTCAGAATCCAGCTCATTGGATTCCTTGTTATGTCTGTTTGTATGTGGTTTCTAGGACACAATTATAGATCATTCAGGGGAGAAGAATCTGCATGCAAGAATGGTTCAAAATATAGTTTTTGTAATGGAAACCCAGTCATGTTTGCTATACTTTTCGGACTTACACTTTTCTTTGCTAACTTTGGACCTAATAGTACTACATTTATAGTGCCGGCAGAGCTGTTTCCTGCAAGGCTCCGTTCGACATGTCATGGGATATCCGCTGCAGCTGGAAAATCAGGAGCTATAGTCGGTGCTTTTGGGGTGCAGAGCTATATAGGTAATTCTCATGATAAATCAAAAGGAACCAAGCAAGCAATTATGGCCCTTGCGGTTGTGAACTTGCTTGGATTCTTTTTCACTTTCTTGGTGCCTGAAACACAAGGTCGATCGCTTGAAGAAATCTCGGGAGAGGAAAAAGATTTCCAAGGAAACAATGCAGATGAAGAAATAAGCGGTGAAAGAAATGGAACAAGAAACGCTAGTGTCGATAAATCTCCAGAAACTTCAATGGTTTAG